In Blastocatellia bacterium, the genomic window CGTTGATTGACGAATCGTCATGGGCATCTTGAACCCGCCCACATCCTTATAGTCCTCGTAGGAGGTTTCGGTCGGTATTTTCCCTTGAGGCGTCTCCCGCTCGACATCAGTGCGCAGAAGCAATCCCGTCTCGGTGTCGAAGTACCACGTCTCGGTGGCTCCTTCCACGGGAGTGGCTTCGATGACATAGGCCGTGCGATCGCCGACTTTTTCCTTGCCCCGGACTTTCAGCGTGGGATAGAGTTCTTTTCGGCGAATTTCCCGGTAAAAATCGGCGTCGAGTTTGACGGCTGCCAGTTCGGTGCCGGTCAGCTCCCGAAGACCGGACGTGGGGTCCTGAGACCAGGCGACGGTTCCATCGAATCCCTGCTGGAACGTGCCGAATCCGGGGAGAGTAAACGTAAGGATAGTTTTGTTCGGTGCTTTGGCATAGCTTTCAAAGTCCCCGGCGGCTCCCATGGCCGGAATCTCGAAGGTTCCTCTGACCAGGCGGCTGGTGACTTTCTCCATCGCCGCTTTGCCTCCCAATGCGTCAACGTAGGCGGTGAGGATGTGATCCGCCGTCGGGAGCGATTCCACTGCGGGAGCCGCCTCCGCCGGTTTTGGTGGCGTTTGCTGGGGATTTTGTGCTCCCGCGCCGAGGGCGCCCACGATGAGGATCACACTGATCGAAAGAATCTGTCGCATAGGTCCTCCTTTGGAGAATCACCACAGATGACCACGGATGGACACAGATTTATGGGACACGGATCGGGTGAGACGATCCGTGTTCATCCGTCGTGATGATTTTCGGTGCTTCTGAAGATACTCGATGGCGGCTTCCAGAGCCGGGTCGCCTCCGTCGAGCAGGGCGCGTCGGGTAAGTCGAATCTCGATGTCGGGGACGACACCCCGCCCTTCGAGCATCGTTCCCCGGGGAGTGATGAAGTCGGCGATAGCGTATTGAAAGAGCGCTCCCGTCGGCAGCCGGTGAAAGATCGAGGGCAAGGCGGCGCCCAGACTGCGTTCGCCGATGACGATGGCGCGTCCGATCTCCTGCAATCCCGCCGCGAAGATTTCGGTGGTGGATCCGCTGCCGCCATCAATGAGGATCACCACCGGACCGGTATAAGGATTCGGTTGGGGAAAGACGACAAAATTCTGATAGCCGGTGCGCATGTTCATCCGTCCGAGCGACAGTTGGCGCGTCTCCAGCAATCCCGCGATCCCCGGAGCCATGCCTCCGATTCCTCCGGGATTTCCCCGGAGATCGAAGATGAGTCCCGGAGCGTCGCTCATCGCACGAATGGCCGCGCGAATCTTCTCCATCAGGGGAACGACAAAGACATTGAACCGAATATAGCCGATGCCTCCGGCCAGGCGCCGGGCCTCAAACTCCGTGTACTGAGAGGGGAAATTTCCAAGCGGCGGCGACATTTCTCCTTTGAGCGGCTGGCGCACGAGCACAACTTCCCGCTGGCGATCCTGTTCGTCTAAATAGACGAGGCGAACGGAAGTCCCCGCGCGTCCGAGCAGTCGGTCGCGCAGCGCACGAACGAGACGGAGGGTGCGTCGGGCATCGGGTTCCCGGCTGGACGCAAATCGTTCTTTGATTCGCTCGACGGGCGTGTCTTCGATTTGAAGGAGAATGAACCCCGGTCGAAGTCCGGCGCGGGCTGCTGCCGAGTCCGGTTCCACGCGAGTAATGACGGCCTGTCCATCGAGAATCCGAAGATCAAGCCCCACGCCGGCGCCAGCGTGCTCGCTGGATTCCTCCTCGATGAATGTCCCCGGAGGATAGATATTGAAATGCGACTGCCGCAGCTCGCCGAGCATCTGCTGAAGCAGATCGTAGAACTCCTGATCGGTGGTGATCGCGTCCAGTCGCGGGCGATATTTCTGTCGCACCTGATCCCAATCCACGCCGCCAAAGGTAGGATCAAAATGTTTCTCTTTAACCGTCGTCCAGACGATGTCGAACGCTTCCCGCCGCAGTTCCGCCGGCGTCCTGGCCGGAGCGACGCTGGCGACCGATTGCGCTTGTGCCCACGCCGGAGTCAGCGTCCGCCCTGGAATAATTGGCAGGGGGAATGCTCCGAGCAGTATCAGGCAAAGAATCTTCCGCATCCGTCGTCCTCCCGATGGTCCTCCGTCGCCCGCTCGAGTCAGGTGAGGCATCCACCCGACCCACTACGATCAAGGAACAAGCGTCAAGCGCGGCGAGATCGTCAGGTTGGTCACGAGCAGGTCTTCCTTATGCTTGATCATGTCTTCGCGGCTGTACCAGGCGAGTTCAAAATTCGGCCCCATGGTGATGGCATCCTTGGGACAGGCTTCTTCGCAGTAGCCGCAGAAAATGCATTTGCCGTAGTCAATGTCATAGACCCTGGCATAGCGGATATCCACGCCGATGCGTTCGGGATAGGGGCGGAGGTCCTCGGCGGCTTCAATGTAGATGGCGTCGGCCGGACAGGCAATGGCGCAGAGGAAACAGGCCACGCATTTCTCCCGACCGTTTTCATCAACGTGGAGAATGTGCTGACCGCGAAATCGGCGTTCGAGGACGACCGGCTCATCGGGGTACTGCGTCGTCACCCGATCGGGCAGATGCTTAAACGTCGTCGCCAGTCCCTGCGCAATGGCCTTGACGATTTCCAGCACCGACATAGTTTCGCCTCCTCTTGTGGCGCTACATCTGCGCTACGCGTAGCGCGGGCTTTCCAGCCTGCGGCTTTCCTCATCTCCGCAGACTAGAAAGTCTGCGCTACGTCTCGCAGACTAGAAACTCTGCGCTACGTCTCGCAGACTTGAAAGTCTGCGCTACGTCCGCGCTACGTGTAGCGCAGGCTTTCGAGCCTGCGGTTTTTCGCATTGTAGCGCGGGCTTTCCAGCCTGCGGCTTTCCTCATCTCCGCAGACTAGAAAGTCTGCGCTACGTCTCGCAGACTGGAAAGTCTGCGCGACAATGAAGGCCCATTGTAGCAGAGAACCGCTGTCTCGCCTAGCCGAAACGATGGAGATACCGGTCCGCATGTCGTTGTGAACAGTGCGCGTTGCCTTCACCGCTGATGGTGGATATGACAGATGGCGACGGCCAGAGCATCGGCAGCGTCATGGGGTTGTGGCACCGTCGGCAAGCGCAGAAGGATTTTCACCATCTGCTGCACCTGATGTTTTTCCGCTCGACCATAGCCGGTAATGGCGCTTTTGACTTCGAGGGGAGAATACTCGTAGATCGGCAGACCGGCCCGCGCGGCGACCAGGAGCGCTACTCCGCGAACCTGACCGAGCTTGAGCGCCGTTTTGACATTGACGGCGTAGAAAGCTTCTTCGAGCGCGACGGCATCGGGTTTCACACGCTCGATGAGGCTTTGCAGGTGTTGCTCGATGTAGAGGAGTTTCTCGGCAAAACTCGCTTTTGGTCGGGGTCGGATCGTTCCGTACTCGGCCAGCCGATGAATTCGGCCATCGGTATCAATCACTCCGTAGCCGGTCGTTTCGCTCCCCGGATCAATGCCCAAAACTCTCATACGTACTTTTCTCGGACCTGCCGCACGACATTTGCGCTACCAGCTCCGCCGTCTCCTTCGCCCGACGAGGCTTCAGACCAGACAAGGTTAACCTGCTCTTCGGGAGGGGACAAGCGTCCGGCAACCGCTTCAAACAGCGCGCTCAAAAACGGGATTAAGGATGAGGAAGGGGCGTCGTCGCCAACGGATGGGTGATCCGGGGAACCTCTTCATCCGTGAGGAGTGGGACTAATGCAGCGGATCATAGGGGTTCCTCCGGCGTGATGATTTTTTCGCTTTTACCCCGGCTGGTGGAGACTTCCTTTTTTCACGAAGCCGATAGGGAAACGATTACTTTTTCGGGCACCTTGACGGGTTTGTTCGTGCACTGGTAGCTTGTGATGTTCCATCACAGCGATGAATTCACTGCACGAGGAAGAAGTTCTCGGCAAAGCCTATGACGCGCGGCTGATGCGCCGGCTGCTCGGCTACGTGCGGCCGCATCGCCGGAAGCTCCTGGCGGCCATCGGCGTGATTTCGCTGGCCTCGATCCTTGAACTGGCCGGGCC contains:
- a CDS encoding S41 family peptidase, producing the protein MRKILCLILLGAFPLPIIPGRTLTPAWAQAQSVASVAPARTPAELRREAFDIVWTTVKEKHFDPTFGGVDWDQVRQKYRPRLDAITTDQEFYDLLQQMLGELRQSHFNIYPPGTFIEEESSEHAGAGVGLDLRILDGQAVITRVEPDSAAARAGLRPGFILLQIEDTPVERIKERFASSREPDARRTLRLVRALRDRLLGRAGTSVRLVYLDEQDRQREVVLVRQPLKGEMSPPLGNFPSQYTEFEARRLAGGIGYIRFNVFVVPLMEKIRAAIRAMSDAPGLIFDLRGNPGGIGGMAPGIAGLLETRQLSLGRMNMRTGYQNFVVFPQPNPYTGPVVILIDGGSGSTTEIFAAGLQEIGRAIVIGERSLGAALPSIFHRLPTGALFQYAIADFITPRGTMLEGRGVVPDIEIRLTRRALLDGGDPALEAAIEYLQKHRKSSRRMNTDRLTRSVSHKSVSIRGHLW
- a CDS encoding NADH-quinone oxidoreductase subunit I, which codes for MSVLEIVKAIAQGLATTFKHLPDRVTTQYPDEPVVLERRFRGQHILHVDENGREKCVACFLCAIACPADAIYIEAAEDLRPYPERIGVDIRYARVYDIDYGKCIFCGYCEEACPKDAITMGPNFELAWYSREDMIKHKEDLLVTNLTISPRLTLVP
- the ruvC gene encoding crossover junction endodeoxyribonuclease RuvC, encoding MRVLGIDPGSETTGYGVIDTDGRIHRLAEYGTIRPRPKASFAEKLLYIEQHLQSLIERVKPDAVALEEAFYAVNVKTALKLGQVRGVALLVAARAGLPIYEYSPLEVKSAITGYGRAEKHQVQQMVKILLRLPTVPQPHDAADALAVAICHIHHQR